One region of Ananas comosus cultivar F153 linkage group 9, ASM154086v1, whole genome shotgun sequence genomic DNA includes:
- the LOC109715910 gene encoding DNA-directed RNA polymerase III subunit RPC8 encodes MFCLSEIEHDLPIPPCLLNRPLISAIKEELERLFLDKVIANLGLCISIYDVHSVEGGFIFPGDGSAMYKVKFRMVVFRPFIGEILMGKIESSDEDCLRLSLGFFNDIYIPEHRIARPCKRGDDGIWVWLYEGEELPLDIGEEVRFRVLSIKYPPVPNEQKEDAKPFAPMEIIGETSGDGLGLPSWWGD; translated from the exons ATGTTTTGTCTCAGCGAAATAGAGCATGATTTGCCCATACCTCCTTGCTTGCTTAACCGTCCTCTAATCAGCGCAATCAAGGAAGAACTCGAAAGATTATTCTTAGACAAG GTTATTGCAAATTTGGGGCTTTGCATCTCAATTTATGATGTTCATTCCGTTGAAGGTGGCTTCATCTTTCCAGGAGACGGCTCTGCGATGTATAAA GTTAAATTTAGAATGGTGGTATTTCGACCCTTCATCGGGGAAATTCTCATGGGAAAGATTGAATCATCTGATGAAGATTGTCTGCGCT TGTCTCTTGGGTTCTTTAATGACATATATATTCCTGAGCATCGAATTGCGCGGCCATGTAAAAG GGGAGATGATGGCATTTGGGTATGGCTTTATGAGGGTGAAGAACTTCCTCTAGATATAGGTGAAGAG GTACGCTTTCGAGTACTTAGTATAAAATATCCACCTGTCCCAAATGAGCAGAAGGAAGATGCAAAGCCATTTGCTCCAATGGAGATTATT GGAGAGACCTCTGGAGATGGTTTGGGTCTCCCTTCTTGGTGGGGAGATTAA
- the LOC109714736 gene encoding thioredoxin-like protein CDSP32, chloroplastic, with protein sequence MASTISSSLYTTPSYLPFSLNQAPSPSLSPSASKFSVLSKRRQFSILLQPRASASSQKTPPPGAAAAGAVRGDERLRQVHSIAEFEEALRSAKNRLVVVEYAASHSANSQRMYPFVVELSRACGDVDFLLVMGDESEQTRALCRREGIDRVPHFAFYKGMEKVHDEEGIGPDQLAGDVLYYGDSHSAVVQLHSRADADRLIDDHRGPAGKLLVLDVGLKHCGPCVKVYPTVVKLSRSMADTTVFARMNGDENESCMEFLKAMDVVEVPTFLFIRDGKISGRYVGSGKGELIGEILRYQGVKVT encoded by the exons ATGGCCTCCACCATCTCCTCCTCACTCTACACTACTCCATCATACCTCCCCTTCTCTCTGAATCAAGCCCcatccccttctctttctccttctgcTTCTAAGTTCTCAGTGTTATCAAAAAGGAGGCAATTCTCGATACTTTTGCAGCCCCGCGCCTCCGCCAGTTCGCAGAAGACGCCGCCTCCCGGGGCGGCGGCTGCTGGGGCTGTGCGTGGCGACGAGCGCCTCCGGCAG GTGCACAGCATTGCCGAGTTCGAGGAGGCGCTGCGGTCGGCGAAGAACCGGCTGGTGGTGGTGGAGTATGCGGCGAGCCACAGCGCGAACAGCCAGCGGATGTACCCGTTCGTGGTGGAGCTGAGCCGGGCGTGCGGGGACGTCGACTTCCTGCTGGTGATGGGGGACGAGTCGGAGCAGACGCGGGCGCTGTGCCGCCGCGAAGGCATCGACCGCGTCCCGCACTTCGCCTTCTACAAGGGCATGGAGAAGGTGCACGACGAGGAGGGGATCGGCCCCGACCAGCTCGCCGGCGACGTCCTCTACTACGGCGACAGCCACTCTGCCGTCGTGCAGCTGCACTCGCGGGCCGACGCCGACCGCCTCATCGACGACCACCGCGGCCCTGCCGGCAAGCTCCTCGTGCTCGACGTCGGCCTCAAGCACTGCGGGCCCTGCGTCAAG gtATATCCGACGGTGGTAAAGCTATCCAGGTCGATGGCAGACACGACGGTGTTCGCGAGGATGAACGGCGATGAGAATGAAAGCTGCATGGAGTTCCTCAAGGCCATGGATGTGGTGGAGGTGCCCACTTTCTTATTTATAAGGGATGGTAAAATAAGTGGGAGGTATGTGGGTTCAGGAAAAGGAGAGCTTATTGGGGAGATCCTTAGATACCAAGGAGTAAAAGTTACTTAA